One segment of Streptomyces sp. XD-27 DNA contains the following:
- a CDS encoding glycoside hydrolase family 64 protein gives MSMALSRRKLLGGLAATAAAAATGLTLTGGRAHGAPSAALPLTVVNRTGEFGNSSIWVYIVGNEGGRQVRVTPDGGLAPVALSDNGPDGFTDYAIPLAASGDTRLTLPAMSGRIYVALGGKLRFKAVTDGAGNAALQYPAGWVTTDPNYEVLHDCAEFTLNADGMFCNTTMVDMFSVPLAIRLTGAKDQTTGTLKDGARARVFADLAGQEAFAPLVTGGDLRVIAPGHGLDAGRFAQDYLAAYIDQVWDTYAAKDLKVTTNAGTFTGRVAGGRLSFTGPAEVSFAKPSTRDVLFCDGALAAPNDGKTGPVAAVLGAGFNRTTLHEAAAQPTTDPAAFYRPAVTNHYARAMHAATADGKAYGFAFDDVADFASYIQDGAPTGITLTLTPF, from the coding sequence ATGAGCATGGCACTCAGCCGCAGGAAGCTGCTCGGAGGACTCGCGGCCACCGCCGCCGCGGCGGCCACGGGCCTCACCCTCACCGGCGGCCGGGCGCACGGAGCCCCGTCCGCCGCCCTGCCGCTCACGGTCGTCAACAGGACCGGTGAGTTCGGCAATTCGTCGATATGGGTCTACATCGTCGGCAATGAGGGAGGCCGTCAGGTGCGCGTCACGCCTGACGGCGGCCTCGCGCCCGTCGCGCTGTCCGACAACGGCCCGGACGGCTTCACCGACTACGCCATCCCGCTCGCCGCGAGCGGCGACACCCGGCTGACGCTCCCCGCCATGTCGGGGCGGATCTACGTCGCACTCGGCGGCAAGCTGAGGTTCAAGGCCGTCACCGACGGCGCGGGCAACGCGGCGCTCCAGTACCCGGCCGGCTGGGTCACCACCGACCCCAACTACGAAGTCCTGCACGACTGCGCCGAGTTCACCCTCAATGCGGACGGCATGTTCTGCAACACCACCATGGTGGACATGTTCAGCGTGCCGCTCGCCATCCGTCTGACCGGCGCGAAGGACCAGACGACGGGCACGCTCAAGGACGGCGCCCGCGCCCGGGTCTTCGCCGACCTGGCCGGCCAGGAGGCCTTCGCGCCGCTGGTCACCGGAGGTGATCTGCGCGTCATCGCCCCCGGGCACGGCCTGGACGCCGGGCGGTTCGCCCAGGACTACCTCGCCGCCTACATCGACCAGGTGTGGGACACGTACGCGGCCAAGGACCTCAAGGTCACCACGAACGCGGGCACCTTCACCGGGCGGGTCGCCGGCGGGCGGCTGTCCTTCACCGGGCCCGCCGAGGTCTCGTTCGCCAAGCCCTCCACCCGCGACGTGCTGTTCTGCGACGGCGCCCTGGCCGCGCCCAACGACGGGAAGACCGGACCGGTCGCCGCGGTCCTCGGCGCGGGCTTCAACCGCACCACGCTGCACGAGGCGGCCGCCCAGCCCACCACCGACCCGGCCGCCTTCTACCGGCCCGCGGTCACCAACCACTACGCCAGGGCGATGCACGCGGCGACCGCCGACGGCAAGGCGTACGGCTTCGCCTTCGACGACGTCGCCGACTTCGCCTCCTACATCCAGGACGGGGCGCCGACGGGGATCACCCTCACCCTGACGCCGTTCTGA
- a CDS encoding glycoside hydrolase family 15 protein — translation MQVAGRIEDYALIGDMQTAALVCRDGTVDWLCLPRFDSHAVFAGLLGTEEHGFWRLGPAHAAGGTPPAADRRRYRGDSLVLESEWDTPRGTVRVIDFMPPRDGAPQLIRIVEGVSGRVPMRSALRMRFSYGWVVPWVHKVDHRTVAVAGPDSVWLDTEADTYGKDLTTFSDFTVGPGDRVAFTISWQPSHKEPPALPDPEGSLAATEEFWREWVEHCTYHGPYRDAVVRSLITLKALTYAPTGGIVAAPTTSLPEDIGGSRNWDYRFTWLRDAAITLSSLLRTGYRDEARAWREWLLRAVAGDPENLQIMYGIAGERELSEAELPWLPGYEGSQPVRVGNGAAGQLQLDVYGETIEALHLAHMTGLARNDYAALLQIRLIHYLEDHWDEPDEGIWEVRGPRRHFVHSKVMAWVAVDRTIKLIESGDVDGPLERWRDLRDEIHRTVCERGYDPERNTFTQSYGSKELDASLLLIPQMGFLPPDDKRVIGTIEAIQRELSTEDGFVLRYPTAGEEAGVDGLEGDEGAFLACSFWLADDLAMIGRVDEARQLFEKLLSLRNDLGLLAEEWDPRLKRQVGNFPQAFSHVPLIDTALRLTASGAYGG, via the coding sequence ATGCAGGTGGCCGGGCGCATCGAGGACTACGCACTCATCGGCGATATGCAGACCGCCGCCCTCGTCTGCAGGGACGGCACGGTCGACTGGCTCTGTCTGCCGCGCTTCGACTCCCATGCCGTCTTCGCCGGGCTGCTCGGCACCGAGGAACACGGCTTCTGGCGGCTGGGCCCCGCGCACGCCGCGGGCGGCACGCCGCCGGCCGCCGACCGGCGCCGCTACCGGGGCGACTCGCTGGTCCTGGAATCGGAGTGGGACACCCCGCGCGGCACCGTCCGCGTCATCGACTTCATGCCGCCGCGCGACGGCGCCCCGCAGCTGATCCGGATCGTCGAGGGCGTCAGCGGCCGTGTCCCGATGCGTTCCGCCCTGCGGATGCGGTTCTCCTACGGCTGGGTGGTGCCGTGGGTGCACAAGGTCGACCACCGCACGGTCGCCGTGGCCGGTCCGGACTCGGTCTGGCTGGACACCGAGGCCGACACCTACGGCAAGGACCTGACCACCTTCTCCGACTTCACCGTCGGCCCCGGTGACCGCGTCGCGTTCACCATCAGCTGGCAGCCCTCGCACAAGGAGCCGCCCGCCCTGCCCGACCCCGAGGGCTCGCTGGCGGCCACCGAGGAGTTCTGGCGCGAGTGGGTCGAGCACTGTACGTACCACGGCCCCTACCGCGACGCGGTCGTCCGCTCCCTGATCACCCTCAAGGCGCTCACCTACGCGCCCACCGGCGGCATCGTGGCCGCCCCCACCACCTCCCTGCCCGAGGACATCGGCGGCTCCCGCAACTGGGACTACCGCTTCACCTGGCTGAGGGACGCGGCGATCACCCTCTCCTCGCTGCTGCGCACCGGCTACCGCGACGAGGCCCGCGCCTGGCGCGAGTGGCTGCTGCGGGCGGTCGCCGGCGACCCGGAGAACCTCCAGATCATGTACGGGATCGCGGGCGAGCGGGAGCTGAGCGAGGCCGAGCTGCCGTGGCTGCCGGGATACGAGGGCTCCCAGCCGGTCCGGGTCGGCAACGGCGCGGCGGGCCAGCTCCAGCTGGACGTCTACGGGGAGACCATCGAGGCGCTGCACCTGGCGCACATGACCGGCCTGGCCCGCAACGACTACGCGGCCCTGCTCCAGATCCGGCTGATCCACTACCTGGAGGACCACTGGGACGAGCCCGACGAGGGCATCTGGGAGGTGCGCGGCCCGCGCCGCCACTTCGTGCACTCCAAGGTGATGGCCTGGGTCGCGGTCGACCGCACGATCAAGCTGATCGAGTCGGGCGACGTGGACGGGCCGCTGGAGCGCTGGCGCGACCTGCGCGACGAGATCCACCGGACGGTGTGCGAGCGGGGCTATGACCCGGAGCGCAACACCTTCACCCAGTCCTACGGCTCCAAGGAGCTGGACGCCTCGCTGCTGCTCATCCCGCAGATGGGCTTCCTACCGCCGGACGACAAGCGGGTCATCGGCACCATCGAGGCGATCCAGCGGGAGCTGTCCACCGAGGACGGCTTCGTGCTGCGCTATCCGACGGCCGGCGAGGAAGCGGGGGTGGACGGCCTGGAAGGCGACGAGGGCGCGTTCCTCGCCTGCTCGTTCTGGCTCGCGGACGACCTGGCGATGATCGGCCGGGTGGACGAGGCGCGGCAGCTGTTCGAGAAGCTGCTGTCGCTCCGCAACGACCTGGGGCTGCTCGCGGAGGAGTGGGACCCGCGGCTCAAGCGCCAGGTGGGCAACTTCCCGCAGGCGTTCAGCCACGTGCCGCTGATCGACACGGCGCTGCGGCTGACCGCCTCGGGCGCGTACGGCGGCTGA
- a CDS encoding NUDIX hydrolase has translation MGISDTQEEWQVTETATPFTGNKTSVRTDRVVMPDGSTVTRDYQVHPGSVAVLALDEAGRVLVLRQYRHPVRHKLWEIPAGLLDVPGENPLHAAQRELYEEAHVKAEDWRVLTDVFTTPGGCDEAVRIFLARGLSEAEGERFEVAEEEADMELARVPLEELVRGVLAGELHNNCLVVGALSLQAVLSGEGGGVESLRPAEAPWPARPFEA, from the coding sequence ATGGGCATCTCCGACACCCAGGAGGAGTGGCAGGTCACCGAGACCGCCACGCCCTTCACCGGCAACAAGACCAGCGTGCGCACGGACCGCGTCGTCATGCCCGACGGCTCCACCGTGACCCGTGACTACCAGGTCCACCCCGGCTCGGTGGCCGTCCTCGCCCTGGACGAGGCCGGGCGGGTCCTTGTCCTGCGCCAGTACCGCCACCCGGTACGGCACAAGCTGTGGGAGATCCCGGCGGGTCTCCTGGACGTCCCCGGGGAGAACCCGCTGCACGCCGCCCAGCGCGAGCTGTACGAGGAGGCGCATGTGAAGGCCGAGGACTGGCGGGTCCTCACCGACGTCTTCACCACGCCGGGCGGCTGCGACGAGGCCGTACGGATCTTCCTGGCCCGCGGTCTGTCCGAGGCCGAGGGCGAGCGCTTCGAGGTCGCGGAGGAAGAGGCCGACATGGAGCTGGCCCGGGTGCCGCTGGAGGAGCTCGTACGGGGCGTGCTCGCCGGCGAGCTGCACAACAACTGCCTGGTCGTCGGGGCCCTGTCGCTCCAGGCCGTGCTGTCGGGCGAGGGTGGTGGCGTGGAGTCGCTGCGTCCGGCGGAGGCGCCGTGGCCGGCGCGCCCGTTCGAGGCGTAG
- a CDS encoding CTP synthase — translation MTTKHIFVTGGVASSLGKGLTASSLGALLKARGLRVTMQKLDPYLNVDPGTMNPFQHGEVFVTNDGAETDLDIGHYERFLDVDLDGSANVTTGQVYSQVIAKERRGEYLGDTVQVIPHITNEIKHRIRRMATDDVDVVITEVGGTVGDIESLPFLETVRQVRHEVGRDNVFVVHISLLPYIGPSGELKTKPTQHSVAALRNIGIQPDAIVLRADRDVPTSIKRKISLMCDVDEAAVVAAIDAKSIYDIPKVLHTEGLDAYVVRKLDLPFRDVDWTTWDDLLDRVHNPDHEVTVALVGKYIDLPDAYLSVTEAIRAGGFANKARVKIKWVTSDDCKTPAGAAKQLGDVDAICVPGGFGERGVNGKVGAITFARENKIPLLGLCLGLQCIVIEAARNLAGIEGANSTEFEAAASDPVISTMAEQLDIVAGEGDMGGTMRLGMYPAKLAEGSIVREVYGDEPYVEERHRHRYEVNNAYRGELEKKAGILFSGTSPDNKLVEYVEYPREVHPYLVGTQAHPELRSRPTRPHPLFAGLVKAAVERQQAAKAAKPAEPAKSAKG, via the coding sequence ATGACGACCAAGCACATCTTCGTCACCGGGGGTGTCGCCAGCTCACTCGGCAAGGGCCTCACCGCCTCCAGCCTGGGCGCGCTGCTCAAGGCCCGCGGCCTGCGGGTCACCATGCAGAAGCTCGACCCGTACCTGAACGTCGACCCGGGCACGATGAACCCGTTCCAGCACGGTGAGGTGTTCGTCACCAACGACGGCGCCGAGACCGACCTGGACATCGGCCACTACGAGCGCTTCCTCGACGTCGACCTCGACGGCTCCGCGAACGTCACCACCGGACAGGTGTACTCGCAGGTGATCGCCAAGGAGCGGCGCGGCGAGTACCTGGGCGACACGGTCCAGGTCATCCCGCACATCACCAACGAGATCAAGCACCGCATCCGGCGCATGGCGACCGACGACGTCGACGTCGTCATCACCGAGGTCGGCGGCACGGTCGGCGACATCGAGTCGCTGCCGTTCCTGGAGACCGTCCGCCAGGTCCGCCACGAGGTCGGCCGCGACAACGTCTTCGTCGTGCACATCTCGCTGCTGCCGTACATCGGCCCGTCCGGCGAGCTGAAGACCAAGCCGACCCAGCACTCCGTCGCCGCGCTGCGCAACATCGGCATCCAGCCGGACGCGATCGTGCTGCGCGCCGACCGGGACGTACCGACCTCCATCAAGCGCAAGATCTCGCTGATGTGCGACGTCGACGAGGCCGCGGTCGTCGCCGCCATCGACGCCAAGTCGATCTACGACATCCCGAAGGTGCTGCACACCGAGGGCCTGGACGCGTACGTCGTGCGCAAGCTGGACCTGCCGTTCCGCGACGTCGACTGGACCACCTGGGACGACCTGCTGGACCGCGTCCACAACCCCGACCACGAGGTCACGGTCGCGCTCGTCGGCAAGTACATCGACCTGCCCGACGCCTACCTGTCGGTGACCGAGGCGATCCGGGCCGGCGGTTTCGCGAACAAGGCCCGCGTCAAGATCAAGTGGGTCACCTCGGACGACTGCAAGACCCCGGCCGGTGCCGCCAAGCAGCTCGGCGACGTCGACGCGATCTGCGTCCCCGGCGGCTTCGGCGAGCGCGGGGTGAACGGCAAGGTGGGCGCCATCACCTTCGCCCGCGAGAACAAGATCCCGCTGCTGGGCCTCTGCCTGGGCCTGCAGTGCATCGTCATCGAGGCGGCCCGGAACCTGGCCGGCATCGAGGGCGCGAACTCCACCGAGTTCGAGGCGGCCGCGAGCGACCCGGTGATCTCCACGATGGCGGAGCAGCTGGACATCGTCGCCGGTGAGGGCGACATGGGCGGCACCATGCGGCTGGGCATGTACCCGGCCAAGCTCGCCGAGGGCTCGATCGTGCGCGAGGTCTACGGCGACGAGCCGTACGTCGAGGAGCGCCACCGCCACCGCTACGAGGTCAACAACGCCTACCGCGGTGAGCTGGAGAAGAAGGCCGGGATCCTGTTCTCCGGCACCTCCCCGGACAACAAGCTGGTCGAGTACGTCGAGTACCCGCGCGAGGTGCACCCCTACCTGGTCGGCACCCAGGCGCACCCCGAGCTGCGCTCCCGCCCGACCCGCCCGCACCCGCTGTTCGCGGGCCTGGTGAAGGCGGCCGTCGAGCGGCAGCAGGCGGCGAAGGCCGCGAAGCCCGCGGAGCCCGCGAAGTCGGCCAAGGGCTGA
- a CDS encoding tetratricopeptide repeat protein, translated as MGGRLAPDPEAGERRMGGQPTPGPVASERRVAERRSQGQDARERGAGGSGAKGRGGDECRTSVAAEPSGFWGRSRELSALREDIGRPGLDTLAGRGIPHGRVLLIAGRPGSGRTALAEELVRQLRDEYPDGLLRARLTTAGGEPVLPARIARDFLRSLGAPIPPGADEEELSDRLRDAMRGRRAIVLLDDADSADQVELLLPHAPGSLVVAVAQGPLTGIPDVRPCTLGGLETAAAVKMLASVAGHRVINDPIAAETIVELCRAQPAALALVGGWLVARPKTSVATAAKELREVPPGDEDAADRPLSRAFRLAYGGLPPLAARILRLLVLAPDATVDAQSASALAGCSVPTAQSALEDFATCGLLRPLPTQPAAVGRAPATGQSPVVGQAPAVDQSSAVRSAQGVGSDRRVGSAQGAGQGSVAGATQGGSDRGVGRRSAVGATQGAVAVASTGQAAEARQVPEGRQGPGTGVRQEPAVRQPSASGAVPWDGQTSAAGAAPWDGQSPAAGPVLPWEGQAPSGGSLPDREPVSSVGQAAAGPGSAPRPDLTSGAGPVPVTGLTTGAVPVPGSGPVSGAGSVRGVGPAPGSGPGPESGPVSGPDSAPRSGLASESSRSGLASGDGSALGTGPASRPVPGTGPVSGPGPVPGSGPLPGFGSAPGPGRGTGAGSAPRSGPVPGAGLSSGPAPAFESGPAPGPASAPGPASAPGSGSHPDAAPAPVPGVVPVSGPAPRAATVAAPVSGRAPAPGPALRPGPAAGPATASAPRPGPAAGPATAPAPVSHPAPVSSPGPRPGPAPTPPTRFQVPGCLEPLLHAVLREDERPAEVQLARARVLERSVRLLYACRLTAESADPAAREKLASLPGSLRFPSRAAAARWLEERGRELREAARMAADDGQLDTLARRLVAALTQALVAHRGVDDAAPELYELHQLVLEVARRQDLALEEAAALLNLGDLDARAGRPGEALIRYKEALEAARAAADPYATGRALESIGGTYQELGDWHRAADWYGRALALHLSRRELAAEARLYARLGAVLSYAGQWGDALRNWRAAAAAARRLGDMAGHARALGETARVQEYAGRPREALRTCLEALECARRTGDLRLQAAVRLRTADTLERLGDAAAAELHRNAAERLLARTAAAEAEPEGPQDEPTCEISSSSAKD; from the coding sequence ATGGGCGGGCGGCTGGCGCCGGACCCGGAGGCTGGTGAGCGCCGCATGGGCGGGCAGCCGACGCCGGGCCCGGTGGCGAGTGAGCGCCGGGTCGCCGAGCGCCGGTCGCAGGGGCAGGACGCGCGTGAGCGCGGCGCCGGCGGCAGCGGCGCGAAGGGGCGCGGCGGGGATGAGTGCCGCACGTCGGTTGCCGCCGAGCCGAGCGGGTTCTGGGGGCGGTCGCGGGAGCTGTCCGCACTGCGGGAGGACATCGGTCGCCCCGGCCTCGATACGCTCGCCGGCCGCGGCATCCCCCACGGCCGGGTGCTGCTCATCGCCGGGCGGCCGGGTTCGGGGCGGACCGCGCTGGCCGAGGAACTCGTCCGGCAGCTGCGCGACGAGTATCCCGACGGGCTGCTGCGGGCCCGCCTGACGACCGCGGGCGGCGAACCCGTGCTGCCCGCGCGGATCGCCCGTGACTTCCTCCGCTCGCTCGGGGCGCCCATTCCGCCCGGCGCCGACGAGGAGGAGCTCTCCGACCGGTTGCGCGACGCGATGCGCGGGCGGCGGGCGATCGTCCTGCTCGACGACGCCGACAGCGCCGACCAGGTGGAGCTGCTGCTGCCGCACGCCCCCGGCTCTCTGGTCGTGGCCGTCGCGCAGGGGCCGCTCACCGGCATCCCCGACGTCCGGCCGTGCACCCTCGGCGGACTGGAGACCGCGGCCGCCGTGAAAATGCTGGCCAGTGTGGCCGGCCATCGGGTCATCAACGACCCGATCGCCGCGGAGACCATCGTGGAGCTGTGCCGTGCGCAGCCCGCCGCGCTGGCGCTCGTCGGCGGCTGGCTCGTCGCCCGCCCCAAGACCTCCGTCGCGACTGCGGCCAAGGAACTGCGCGAGGTACCGCCCGGCGACGAGGATGCGGCGGACCGGCCGCTGAGCCGCGCCTTCCGGTTGGCGTACGGCGGGTTGCCGCCGCTCGCCGCCCGGATACTGCGGCTGCTCGTCCTCGCGCCGGACGCCACGGTGGACGCGCAGAGCGCGTCCGCGCTCGCGGGCTGCTCGGTACCGACGGCGCAGTCCGCGCTGGAGGACTTCGCGACCTGCGGGCTGCTGCGGCCGCTGCCCACCCAGCCCGCGGCCGTCGGCCGCGCCCCGGCGACCGGTCAGTCCCCGGTGGTCGGTCAGGCCCCGGCGGTCGATCAGTCCTCGGCGGTCAGGTCGGCCCAAGGGGTCGGCTCGGATCGTAGAGTCGGCTCGGCCCAGGGGGCCGGCCAGGGGTCGGTGGCCGGGGCAACCCAGGGAGGCTCGGACCGGGGAGTCGGCCGGCGGTCGGCGGTCGGCGCAACCCAGGGGGCCGTCGCTGTCGCGTCCACCGGCCAGGCCGCGGAGGCGCGGCAGGTCCCGGAAGGGCGCCAGGGCCCGGGGACCGGGGTGCGCCAAGAACCCGCGGTTCGCCAGCCCTCGGCATCTGGTGCTGTCCCTTGGGACGGTCAGACCTCAGCAGCAGGCGCTGCCCCTTGGGACGGCCAGTCCCCGGCAGCCGGCCCCGTCCTCCCTTGGGAGGGCCAGGCCCCGTCGGGCGGTTCTCTTCCTGACCGCGAGCCCGTCTCGTCGGTTGGCCAGGCCGCCGCGGGACCTGGCTCGGCCCCGCGTCCTGACCTGACCTCCGGGGCGGGCCCCGTCCCCGTAACCGGCCTGACCACCGGGGCGGTCCCTGTTCCCGGATCCGGCCCGGTTTCAGGGGCCGGGTCTGTCCGCGGGGTCGGCCCTGCGCCGGGGTCCGGCCCTGGCCCTGAATCCGGCCCGGTCTCCGGGCCCGACTCGGCCCCGCGATCTGGTCTCGCCTCGGAGAGCAGCCGGTCTGGCCTTGCCTCGGGGGACGGCTCTGCCCTTGGGACCGGACCGGCCTCCAGGCCCGTCCCTGGGACCGGACCGGTCTCCGGTCCCGGCCCTGTCCCCGGATCCGGCCCCCTCCCAGGCTTCGGCTCGGCACCCGGGCCTGGCAGGGGTACCGGAGCGGGCTCGGCCCCCCGATCGGGACCCGTACCTGGAGCGGGCCTGTCCTCCGGGCCCGCCCCGGCCTTCGAGTCCGGCCCGGCCCCCGGCCCCGCCTCGGCCCCCGGCCCCGCCTCGGCCCCCGGGTCCGGCTCCCACCCGGACGCCGCCCCAGCCCCCGTACCGGGCGTAGTTCCCGTATCGGGTCCGGCCCCCCGGGCCGCCACGGTCGCAGCCCCCGTATCCGGCCGGGCCCCGGCCCCCGGCCCCGCCCTCAGGCCCGGCCCGGCCGCCGGGCCCGCCACGGCCTCGGCGCCCCGGCCCGGCCCGGCTGCCGGGCCAGCCACTGCCCCGGCCCCCGTATCCCACCCGGCCCCCGTATCCAGCCCGGGCCCCCGGCCCGGCCCCGCCCCCACCCCGCCCACGCGCTTTCAGGTTCCCGGCTGTCTGGAGCCGCTGCTGCACGCCGTGCTGCGTGAGGATGAGCGTCCGGCGGAGGTGCAGTTGGCGCGGGCGCGGGTGCTGGAGCGGAGCGTACGGCTGCTGTACGCCTGCCGGTTGACCGCGGAGTCCGCGGACCCGGCGGCGCGCGAGAAACTGGCGAGCCTGCCGGGATCGCTGCGGTTCCCGTCGCGGGCCGCCGCCGCGCGCTGGCTCGAGGAGCGCGGGCGGGAGCTGCGGGAGGCCGCCAGGATGGCCGCCGATGACGGTCAACTCGACACCCTGGCACGGCGGTTGGTGGCCGCGCTCACCCAGGCGCTGGTCGCGCACCGCGGTGTCGACGACGCCGCGCCGGAGCTGTACGAGCTGCACCAGCTCGTCCTCGAAGTGGCCCGGCGCCAGGATCTGGCGCTGGAGGAGGCCGCGGCGCTGCTGAACCTCGGCGACCTCGACGCACGGGCCGGGCGGCCGGGCGAGGCGCTCATCCGTTACAAGGAGGCGCTGGAGGCGGCGCGGGCGGCGGCCGACCCGTACGCCACGGGCCGGGCGCTGGAGTCGATCGGCGGCACCTACCAGGAGCTGGGCGACTGGCACCGGGCCGCCGACTGGTACGGCCGGGCCCTCGCGCTGCACCTGAGCCGCCGTGAACTCGCCGCGGAGGCCCGGCTGTACGCCCGGCTCGGCGCGGTCCTCAGCTACGCGGGGCAGTGGGGCGACGCGCTGCGGAACTGGCGGGCCGCGGCCGCCGCCGCGCGCCGGCTGGGCGACATGGCGGGGCACGCGCGGGCACTGGGCGAGACGGCGCGGGTGCAGGAGTACGCGGGGCGGCCGCGCGAGGCGCTGCGTACCTGCCTGGAGGCGCTGGAATGCGCGCGGCGCACCGGTGACCTGCGGCTCCAGGCGGCGGTGCGGCTGCGTACGGCGGACACCCTGGAGCGGCTGGGCGACGCCGCCGCGGCCGAGCTGCACCGGAACGCCGCGGAACGGCTGCTGGCCCGCACCGCTGCGGCCGAAGCGGAACCTGAGGGACCCCAAGACGAGCCGACCTGCGAAATCAGTAGTAGCTCCGCGAAAGATTGA
- a CDS encoding glycosyltransferase family 4 protein — protein MSSTPVPSQGQSPLHVVQVLGSGSSGSGVHVRSLAAGLVARGLRVTVCAPHGAEDDYGFTAAGARFVPADARTGAGDAAVLRAAAAGASLVHAHGLRSGLLAALALRGTPLIVTLHGRPYAEGARSHLVRLMERKVARAATVVLGASSDLVDLARARGARDARLAPVAVPAPRPVPERDEVWRQKFRAELGVMERPLILTAGRLEEGRGHGPLLDAALAWATLDPAPLLVIAGEGPGRPALQRRIDAEGLAVRLVGRRPDVPDLLAAADVAVLSSPWEARSLLAQEALRLGVPLVATAVGGVPELVGAAAELVPYGDPRALAMAVHRLLTDPVWHAQLAAAGRAQAADWPGEDDAVSHVLRIYDELAGN, from the coding sequence GTGAGCAGCACACCCGTCCCGTCGCAGGGGCAGTCGCCTCTGCACGTCGTGCAGGTGCTGGGCAGCGGGAGTTCCGGCAGCGGGGTGCACGTGCGGTCGCTGGCCGCCGGGCTGGTGGCGCGCGGGCTGCGGGTGACCGTGTGCGCGCCGCACGGTGCCGAGGACGACTACGGATTCACCGCGGCGGGCGCGCGGTTCGTGCCCGCCGATGCCCGTACCGGGGCCGGGGACGCCGCGGTGCTGCGTGCGGCCGCGGCCGGGGCGTCCCTGGTGCACGCGCACGGCCTCCGCTCCGGGCTGCTCGCCGCGCTGGCGTTGCGCGGGACCCCGCTGATCGTCACCCTGCACGGCAGGCCGTACGCCGAGGGCGCCCGCTCCCACCTGGTCCGTCTCATGGAACGCAAGGTGGCGCGCGCCGCGACCGTGGTGCTCGGCGCCTCGTCGGACCTGGTGGACCTGGCACGCGCGCGAGGGGCGCGCGACGCGCGGCTCGCGCCGGTCGCGGTCCCCGCACCACGGCCCGTACCCGAACGCGACGAGGTGTGGCGCCAGAAGTTCCGTGCGGAACTGGGGGTGATGGAGCGTCCGTTGATCCTCACCGCCGGGCGGCTGGAGGAGGGCCGCGGGCACGGCCCGCTGCTGGACGCGGCCCTCGCCTGGGCCACACTGGACCCGGCGCCGCTGCTGGTGATCGCGGGGGAGGGGCCCGGTCGGCCCGCCTTGCAGCGGCGGATCGACGCCGAAGGGCTGGCGGTGCGGCTGGTGGGCCGCCGCCCCGATGTCCCGGACCTGCTCGCCGCGGCCGATGTCGCCGTCCTGTCCAGCCCCTGGGAGGCGCGGTCCCTGCTGGCGCAGGAGGCGCTGCGGTTGGGCGTGCCGCTGGTGGCGACCGCGGTCGGAGGTGTGCCCGAACTGGTCGGCGCTGCCGCCGAACTCGTCCCGTACGGCGACCCGAGGGCGCTGGCGATGGCCGTGCACCGGCTGCTCACCGACCCCGTGTGGCACGCCCAACTGGCCGCCGCGGGCCGGGCGCAGGCCGCCGACTGGCCCGGCGAGGACGATGCCGTCTCCCATGTGCTGCGGATCTACGACGAGTTGGCGGGCAACTGA